The following coding sequences lie in one Mucilaginibacter sp. KACC 22773 genomic window:
- a CDS encoding RagB/SusD family nutrient uptake outer membrane protein has product MKKLSTYILLLSASLATALLSCNKLNENPTSVIVTSQFFKTASDATSAVNAIYGTLNSDPAGDFPLYGRQLNLLVENASDNQVFSPSNTNPDVRALGTATYIASNGRVQKVWQQIYYGINRANIAIDNIPNVQIDTALRARLVRESKFIRGLLYFNAVRLWGDVPLVLHNPASLDLSQLFVKRSPAEEVYTQIISDLKDATSLPKSFSGTDLGRATGGAAHTLLAKVYLTRKEYSKALTELNTVINGGYGYALFNNYRDVFQKATKNGAEHIFSVQFETNLGEANSTQNLSQSFTSFNTGTFPIDVPADSSVSKLFAKTDTRRAVTFYDSVYNAATGKYVVFKNAYTPYFNKFVDYSLSPLTIQSQSGVNYPVLRYADVLLMYAEVVNELNGPTNDAYTAINKVRTRANVAGLTTGLSQTAFRDSIFLERRKELMQEGHRWFDLVRQGGTVLVDALHKVPAKTGVSARCNLYPIPQAEILLNSQLTQNPGY; this is encoded by the coding sequence ATGAAAAAATTATCCACATATATCCTCCTCCTATCCGCATCGCTGGCAACGGCGCTGTTATCGTGCAATAAACTAAATGAAAACCCTACATCGGTAATTGTAACCTCACAATTTTTTAAAACAGCATCAGATGCCACATCGGCAGTAAACGCTATTTACGGTACGCTGAACAGCGATCCGGCAGGCGATTTCCCGCTTTATGGCCGCCAGCTTAACCTGCTGGTTGAAAACGCCAGCGACAACCAGGTATTTAGCCCAAGTAATACCAACCCCGATGTACGGGCTTTGGGCACAGCTACCTACATTGCATCAAACGGCCGGGTGCAAAAGGTATGGCAGCAAATTTATTACGGCATCAACCGCGCCAATATTGCCATTGATAATATCCCTAATGTGCAGATAGATACAGCGCTTCGTGCCCGCCTGGTACGGGAATCGAAATTTATACGAGGCCTGTTATACTTTAACGCTGTGCGGCTTTGGGGCGATGTACCATTGGTTTTACACAACCCGGCAAGCCTTGATTTAAGCCAGCTTTTTGTAAAACGCAGCCCTGCCGAAGAAGTATATACCCAGATCATCAGCGACCTGAAGGATGCTACCAGCCTGCCCAAATCATTCAGCGGTACCGACCTTGGCCGTGCTACCGGCGGGGCAGCGCATACCCTGCTGGCCAAGGTTTATTTAACCCGCAAAGAATACAGCAAAGCCCTAACTGAACTTAATACGGTAATTAACGGCGGTTACGGTTATGCCCTGTTTAACAACTATAGGGATGTTTTTCAAAAAGCAACCAAAAACGGCGCTGAACATATTTTTTCTGTTCAGTTTGAAACCAACCTCGGCGAAGCCAACAGTACCCAAAACTTAAGCCAAAGCTTCACATCGTTTAACACCGGTACTTTCCCTATTGATGTACCTGCCGATAGCAGCGTATCAAAACTGTTTGCCAAAACAGATACGCGCCGGGCGGTAACTTTTTATGATTCGGTTTACAACGCGGCCACGGGCAAGTATGTAGTATTCAAAAACGCCTATACGCCCTATTTTAACAAGTTTGTTGATTACAGCCTGTCGCCGCTAACCATACAATCGCAAAGCGGGGTTAACTACCCGGTTTTACGTTATGCCGATGTGTTGCTGATGTATGCCGAAGTAGTAAATGAATTAAACGGACCTACAAATGATGCTTATACAGCTATCAATAAAGTACGTACCCGGGCAAATGTGGCCGGCCTTACAACAGGTTTAAGTCAAACTGCTTTTCGCGATTCGATTTTCCTTGAACGGCGCAAAGAACTCATGCAGGAAGGGCACCGCTGGTTCGACCTGGTAAGGCAGGGCGGTACGGTGCTGGTTGATGCTTTGCATAAAGTACCTGCAAAAACCGGTGTAAGCGCCAGGTGCAACCTTTACCCCATACCACAGGCAGAGATACTACTGAACAGCCAGTTAACACAAAATCCAGGGTATTAG
- a CDS encoding sterol desaturase family protein translates to MEATINFIKNIYNHLDTYGFPFLVFFIGVLEFSFGLYKKKWPKNERWVDIACFTLPRLIIRPAVAYFGLKFLPSALPGLKETFSWVPFFWGFIIIAVADDLTQYWYHRLHHEIPWLWRFHRTHHSASYMGMAMASRQNAIYTLFFSQTYLTTALVYLGLGVPAVIVKAIKGTITTLAHSSIPWDKPFYKYKVLHPIAWVLERVISTPATHHAHHAATTDDGVGYYKGNFGNMFFLWDIIFGTALISRQYPKAYGISHYQGDQWYAQLLWPIFKSKIEGSELAANGPVVRTDDFVKEEKPGLPVQELQRELKVLVAQ, encoded by the coding sequence ATGGAAGCAACGATTAATTTTATCAAAAACATTTACAACCATTTAGATACTTATGGTTTCCCTTTTTTAGTATTCTTTATAGGCGTACTGGAGTTTTCATTTGGCTTGTATAAAAAGAAATGGCCAAAAAACGAACGTTGGGTTGATATTGCCTGCTTTACGCTGCCAAGGCTCATCATCAGGCCGGCGGTCGCTTATTTCGGCCTTAAGTTTTTGCCATCGGCATTGCCGGGGCTTAAAGAAACCTTTAGCTGGGTGCCTTTTTTCTGGGGCTTTATTATCATAGCTGTAGCCGACGACCTTACCCAATACTGGTACCACCGCCTGCACCATGAAATTCCGTGGTTGTGGCGGTTTCACCGTACCCACCACTCGGCATCGTACATGGGCATGGCCATGGCCAGCAGGCAAAACGCCATTTATACCCTGTTTTTTTCGCAAACCTATTTAACAACCGCATTGGTATACCTGGGCCTGGGCGTACCGGCTGTAATAGTAAAAGCCATAAAAGGCACCATTACCACGCTGGCCCACTCCAGCATACCATGGGATAAACCTTTTTATAAATACAAGGTGCTGCACCCCATAGCCTGGGTACTGGAAAGGGTGATCTCGACCCCGGCTACCCACCACGCCCACCACGCGGCTACCACCGATGACGGCGTGGGTTATTACAAAGGCAATTTTGGCAATATGTTCTTTTTGTGGGATATCATATTTGGCACCGCCTTAATTTCGCGCCAATATCCTAAAGCATACGGCATTTCCCATTACCAAGGCGACCAATGGTACGCCCAATTACTATGGCCGATATTTAAATCGAAAATTGAAGGCAGCGAACTGGCAGCCAATGGCCCCGTGGTAAGGACTGACGACTTTGTGAAGGAAGAAAAACCCGGGCTTCCTGTTCAAGAGTTACAGCGGGAACTGAAAGTACTGGTAGCGCAATAG